One region of Lagopus muta isolate bLagMut1 chromosome 13, bLagMut1 primary, whole genome shotgun sequence genomic DNA includes:
- the MCTS1 gene encoding malignant T-cell-amplified sequence 1 isoform X2, which yields MFKKFDEKENVSNCIQLKTSVIKGIKNQLIDQFPVIEPWLNQIMPKKDPVKIVRCHEHIEILTVNGELLFFRQREGIFYPTLRLLHKYPFILPHQQVDKGAIKFVLSGANIMCPGLTSPGAKLYPAAVDTVVAIMAEGKQHALCVGVMKMSADDMSRNKIAVQQRHDSKT from the exons ATGTTCAAGAA ATTTGATGAAAAGGAGAACGTATCAAACTGTATCCAGCTGAAGACTTCAGTTATTAAAGGTATTAAGAACCAACTGATAGACCAGTTTCCTGTTATTGAACCATGGCTAAACCAAATTATGCCAAAGAAAGACCCTGTCAAAATAGTAAGATG TCATGAACATATAGAAATCCTCACTGTGAATGGAGAATTGCTGTTCTTCAGACAAAGAGAAGGGATTTTTTACCCAACACTAAGATTACTTCACAAAT ATCCATTTATTCTACCACATCAGCAGGTTGATAAAGGAGCCATTAAATTTGTACTGAGTGGAGCTAATATAATGTGTCCTGGCCTGACATCTCCTGGAGCAAAACTTTACCCTGCTGCCGTTGACACTGTTGTT GCAATAATGGCGGAGGGGAAACAACATGCATTATGTGTGGGAGTCATGAAGATGTCAGCTGATGACAT gagcagaaacaaaatcGCTGTTCAACAAAGGCACGATAGCAAAACGTAG
- the MCTS1 gene encoding malignant T-cell-amplified sequence 1 isoform X1, which translates to MFKKFDEKENVSNCIQLKTSVIKGIKNQLIDQFPVIEPWLNQIMPKKDPVKIVRCHEHIEILTVNGELLFFRQREGIFYPTLRLLHKYPFILPHQQVDKGAIKFVLSGANIMCPGLTSPGAKLYPAAVDTVVAIMAEGKQHALCVGVMKMSADDIEKVNKGIGIENIHYLNDGLWHMKTYK; encoded by the exons ATGTTCAAGAA ATTTGATGAAAAGGAGAACGTATCAAACTGTATCCAGCTGAAGACTTCAGTTATTAAAGGTATTAAGAACCAACTGATAGACCAGTTTCCTGTTATTGAACCATGGCTAAACCAAATTATGCCAAAGAAAGACCCTGTCAAAATAGTAAGATG TCATGAACATATAGAAATCCTCACTGTGAATGGAGAATTGCTGTTCTTCAGACAAAGAGAAGGGATTTTTTACCCAACACTAAGATTACTTCACAAAT ATCCATTTATTCTACCACATCAGCAGGTTGATAAAGGAGCCATTAAATTTGTACTGAGTGGAGCTAATATAATGTGTCCTGGCCTGACATCTCCTGGAGCAAAACTTTACCCTGCTGCCGTTGACACTGTTGTT GCAATAATGGCGGAGGGGAAACAACATGCATTATGTGTGGGAGTCATGAAGATGTCAGCTGATGACAT TGAGAAGGTCAACAAAGGGATTGGTATTGAAAATATCCACTATTTAAATGATGGTCTTTGGCATATGAAGACATACAAGTGA
- the C1GALT1C1 gene encoding C1GALT1-specific chaperone 1, which produces MLSESSSFMKGVLLGGIFCVVVTLLGHVKIGYGTRARHHEHHHIQAPNKEEVLNLSEDERLELSQSIRVYCIVLVKPKDIGHWAAVRETWSKHCDKAEFYSSENVKVFNAVVLNTSDMWTMMRKAYKITYERYKDEFNWFFLAYPTTFAIIENLKYFLLKKDPAQPFYIGHTMKSGDLEYVDGEGGIVLSIESLRRLSRVFEDSDKCPEQGGMIWKLSEDKQLAVCLKYTGVIAENAEDSEGKDVFNTKSVNALIKEAMASRPEQVVDGCCSDMAITFNGLSPNHMHVMMYGVYRLRPYGHAYSDALVFLPPAGSDND; this is translated from the coding sequence ATGCTTTCCGAAAGCAGTTCGTTCATGAAGGGCGTGCTCCTGGGAGGAATCTTCTGCGTAGTGGTCACGCTTCTTGGACACGTGAAGATCGGCTATGGGACCAGAGCACGTCATCACGAGCACCATCACATTCAGGCTCCCAACAAAGAGGAAGTGTTAAATCTTTCAGAAGATGAACGACTGGAGCTCAGCCAGAGCATCCGCGTTTACTGCATCGTCCTCGTGAAACCCAAAGACATCGGGCACTGGGCTGCAGTGAGAGAGACGTGGAGCAAGCACTGCGACAAGGCAGAGTTCTACAGCTCTGAGAACGTTAAAGTGTTCAATGCTGTAGTCCTCAACACAAGCGATATGTGGACAATGATGAGAAAAGCTTACAAGATAACCTATGAGCGTTATAAAGATGAATTCAACTGGTTCTTCCTCGCCTATCCAACAACATTTGCGATTATTGAAAATCTCAAGTATTTCTTACTGAAGAAAGACCCTGCACAGCCTTTTTATATAGGCCACACTATGAAATCTGGTGACCTGGAGTACGTAGATGGCGAGGGAGGAATTGTCTTAAGCATTGAATCACTAAGACGACTCTCACGCGTTTTTGAAGACTCTGACAAATGTCCAGAGCAAGGCGGTATGATTTGGAAGCTCTCTGAGGACAAACAACTAGCAGTATGCCTGAAGTATACCGGAGTGATTGCTGAAAACGCAGAGGACTCTGAAGGAAAGGATGTTTTTAACACCAAATCGGTCAACGCTCTCATTAAAGAGGCAATGGCGAGTCGGCCTGAGCAGGTGGTGGACGGCTGCTGCTCAGATATGGCCATCACTTTCAACGGGCTGTCTCCCAACCACATGCATGTGATGATGTACGGCGTTTACAGGCTGCGGCCCTACGGCCACGCTTACAGCGACGCGCTCGTCTTCTTACCCCCTGCAGGTTCAGACAATGACTGA